One window of Streptomyces sp. SUK 48 genomic DNA carries:
- a CDS encoding AfsR/SARP family transcriptional regulator: protein MKIQVLGPLHAVAGGVPVTPAAGKERQILALLALHPGRLVPVTTLIEEVWGPRPPRTAHSTVQTYVLRLRRTLATALGGADGPDGAIGPDGSGGPDGRYRARQLLATGHGGYLLRVAEDDVDAFAFRRAARAGHTAFADGEGERTALLLRDALALWRGPALVDVPAGEPLRVQAARLEEGRLLATERLVDAELRLGRHGELIAELVELTSRHPKNERLHAQAMVAFYRSGRRSSALELYRALRRRLVDELGLEPAPQLQRLHEAMLTVDPRLDVLTQGGRPTPTFDLYAA, encoded by the coding sequence GTGAAGATTCAGGTTCTGGGCCCCCTGCACGCAGTGGCCGGCGGAGTTCCGGTCACCCCGGCGGCGGGAAAAGAGCGGCAGATCCTGGCGCTCCTCGCCCTTCACCCGGGGCGGCTCGTGCCGGTGACCACCCTGATCGAGGAGGTGTGGGGGCCCCGGCCGCCGCGCACCGCGCACAGCACCGTCCAGACCTACGTCCTGCGGCTGCGCCGCACCCTGGCGACCGCACTCGGCGGCGCGGACGGCCCAGACGGCGCGATTGGCCCAGACGGCTCGGGCGGTCCGGACGGCCGGTACCGCGCCCGGCAGTTGCTGGCCACCGGCCACGGCGGCTATCTGCTGCGGGTCGCGGAGGACGACGTCGACGCCTTCGCGTTCCGGCGGGCGGCCCGGGCGGGCCATACGGCCTTCGCGGACGGCGAGGGGGAGCGGACCGCCCTGCTGCTGCGCGACGCGCTGGCGCTGTGGCGGGGACCGGCCCTGGTCGACGTGCCCGCCGGGGAGCCGCTGCGCGTCCAGGCGGCCCGGCTGGAGGAGGGCAGGCTGCTCGCCACCGAGCGGCTCGTCGACGCCGAACTGCGGCTCGGCCGGCACGGCGAACTCATCGCCGAACTGGTCGAACTGACGAGCCGTCACCCCAAGAACGAGCGGCTGCACGCCCAGGCCATGGTCGCGTTCTACCGCTCGGGACGACGGTCCTCGGCGCTGGAGCTCTACCGCGCCCTGCGCCGCCGGCTGGTGGACGAACTCGGTCTGGAGCCCGCGCCGCAGCTCCAGCGGCTGCACGAGGCGATGCTGACGGTCGATCCCCGGCTGGACGTCCTCACCCAGGGCGGCAGGCCGACCCCGACCTTCGACCTGTACGCCGCCTGA
- a CDS encoding class I SAM-dependent methyltransferase → MTTHHIEDVGGDDLAAGPEAELAVEPHSGFLAEAAGWLRDLLVPADRVAAVRRVLDVGSGPGAASCELARVFPRAEVVAVDRSPSQLVRARTRAAALGLTGRLSTRPAEQPEEFGALGPADLVWTGNVCRHLGDQQAAVTSLASALRPGGLLAVCERGLPPRFLPRDIGIGRPGLQARLDAALEDRFAERRARLPGATSVVEDWPRLMAAAGLVPAGTRTFLIDLPAPLGPAARGYLRARLARLLAEIGDRLDLADRLTVEQLLDGDACTGILWRPDAFYLRAVTVHTARLCAGRRA, encoded by the coding sequence ATGACCACACACCACATCGAGGATGTCGGCGGCGACGACCTCGCCGCCGGACCGGAGGCGGAACTGGCGGTGGAGCCGCACTCCGGTTTCCTGGCGGAGGCGGCCGGCTGGCTGCGGGACCTGCTCGTGCCCGCGGACCGGGTGGCGGCGGTCCGCCGGGTGCTGGACGTGGGCAGCGGGCCGGGTGCGGCCTCCTGCGAACTGGCCCGTGTCTTCCCCCGGGCGGAGGTCGTCGCGGTCGACCGGTCCCCCTCGCAGCTGGTCCGGGCGAGGACCAGGGCCGCGGCACTCGGTCTGACCGGCCGGCTCAGCACCCGGCCGGCCGAACAGCCCGAGGAGTTCGGCGCCCTGGGCCCCGCCGATCTGGTCTGGACCGGCAACGTCTGCCGTCACCTGGGCGACCAGCAGGCGGCCGTGACGAGCCTGGCGTCCGCCCTGCGCCCCGGCGGACTGCTCGCCGTCTGCGAACGCGGCCTTCCGCCCCGTTTCCTGCCCCGTGACATCGGCATCGGCCGCCCTGGGTTGCAGGCACGGCTGGACGCGGCGCTGGAGGACCGGTTCGCCGAGCGGCGGGCCCGGCTGCCCGGTGCCACCTCCGTGGTCGAGGACTGGCCGCGGTTGATGGCCGCGGCCGGCCTCGTACCGGCCGGTACCCGCACCTTCCTGATCGACCTGCCCGCTCCGCTGGGGCCGGCCGCACGCGGATACCTGCGCGCCCGGCTGGCCCGGCTGCTCGCCGAGATCGGCGACCGGCTCGACCTCGCCGACCGGCTGACCGTGGAACAGCTCCTGGACGGCGACGCCTGCACCGGCATCCTGTGGCGGCCCGACGCCTTCTACCTCAGGGCGGTCACGGTGCACACCGCGCGTCTGTGCGCGGGCCGCCGCGCCTGA